The Plasmodium brasilianum strain Bolivian I chromosome 5, whole genome shotgun sequence region cTTTAACTggattttcattatttatatttggcGTTAATATTTATGGTAATTTTCAAGAACAGATAATAGATActgatttaaattttttggaATATCTATCTTATCCTTGAGAAAAGAgagttatattataattagttattttaagtatatcagttgttatatatatactgataaaattcataaaatatagaaattatGTAGGAAAAAAAGTAGTCTAATTCTAGTTATAACGATTACGATGCTTTTAGAAACGAATTTGCATGTAACTAATGAACtacatttttgttaataacataaaatgccaatacaaattatttattatatatatgcaaactTATTATACAAtctatgtaatataaaaatttatatacacatgtataagagaaaatatattaaatatataaagcaGTTCGCttcttttgtttatttattttcctattataatatattactttgATTTAATATAGAACTATAATTTAggatatttatgtaaatgttCTGatccataaaaatatataattgttattaatCATAATTCACgataatatgaatattttaatattcgaaaaaaatatatgggaaaaagttttaagtatatttatattgtaataaatatgcggatttttaatttaatatataaaatattacatttattatagctttaataaagtaataattattgatatttttaacaattatttttttaaggttGTAAGGTTTTAATCGAAGAATTTTTACTAAgactttattatatataattttttttttagaacaGCGTGTACtacttcattttataaaactaaatgcatgtatttttttttgttaatatatattttttatttaaatgcaAACATAACaagtaatatttaaaaaaaattattttgaggaatatatatttcaaggctttttttatataagaacaattttaataagtTGTTTTATTTCATGCATATTCTAAATATGAAATTGATATGTATTAATTCTATTTCACTTATTATAATGGAATACTGGTAGGAACTTATAATGTTTAGAATTCATGAagattaacaaataaaaaaagggatCAACTCGCGTTTGTAATTGTgtttattaacatatatatattgaattcaattatgatataaacaaattacttaagttttcataataaaatattattacacatatttgcttttcatattatttagagaatacatatatgagcAAATATTAGTATGttattagtatatattatgcacCAATTACTCATTTTTTGTGTCTAAAACAGTTAataaactaataaaaatgtacattatACTTATAATAGAGTTTAGGTAAACGTTCCAcgatatgtaaataaattttaaaataaataaaaattttccgaatcatatataaataaaaaattatgtatttgtgGTATTCGGAATCATTTCCTTTAACTTTTGTTTACAGACGCAAAGGTAACATCTTAAATACTTACGAAAATTTAAGGTGTTTACTTTAGTTACTGGGAAATTTAATAgatgtttttaatatatttgttaataatataatgttaagtaaaagaaaatcaaaattatacatatatgatagttaataaaaatgtaattatacatttattaatgttataaGCTCAACCATATtttagttaaaatatattactatttattttaaacagAAGGATTAATTATGTATGTCAATATATATGTCTTCTGATTAAATTTATGTAGATGCTTTTATTACAACGTTATCTTGTTCAAAAGTGTTATTGTGCAAATTCAAATTCAGGCcttaaataaaaactaatatttttttagttattatacaatatttataattaaaaatgttatttttatcatatgaAGTAGAATTtgtatatccttttttttacaaaattttggtaggaattaataatatttaggatgatatttgtataatttttaataaaaatatttatcactttgctaaaaaaatttttaaatggttccttaataattattttacttttttcttttgttagTATTAAATGGTGTAACAtttcgttttattatattttattatgtaaacATTACACTTATTCCTACAAAAGCGTTTTAGTTCATAGTTCAATATCTAGTAAGAAATTTCAGATATActagtataattttaatttttagtaataCTGTATAaggtatattattaatagtgataaataaaatatatcagaaataaattaaatgataacAACTTTcatgatattattattgaaaTCACTTAATTTcagatttattttaattttataactattatttaaaggtatattataaaatatattaataacaaaaaggaaattagAATTCATAAtagagttaaaaaaaaacattactGAATAAAgactattataatattagcaGATTCTATACGTTtattacacttttttttttattacattttttctatatatgtaagtttcgttaaaaagaaaaaaagtaatttgtgagtttaaaaatatctcatttacaaataacgatataaataaaactaaaaatgATCATTTTCAAaagttattatataaaaataaaaagttattattttcctttaaaatgatatattttaatacattagatagcatataataaatttgaatTGTTAAATTCATTGTAGGCGATAAAAGAATGCGTGTGTTATAATTAATgaaacacatatattttcacaaaaagtatatattttgaatttattaatacttttgttttgtttgttgtaaataataatatttttttcatcaataaTAACTGCATTTtacttaatataatatttataaaaatggaatagtAGCAAAActtaaaagtaataattattctaGATATACCTAGAACAATAACAcatatctatattttatacgttccatattgtaaataaattcaatatttcctaataattaaaaatcataaaaaaaaatttgtttaatcACTGTAATAGGTGATTAAGTTGTACgctgtacatatatatgaatgaatTCAAGTTGCATCATTTTACTtaaagttaattttttataaataatatcaattaccatattttaaagaatttttttttaggtatattttttttttttttttttgctatgtAGTAAATCATTCTGTATATGTTAAtttgttaagaaaaaatattaaaaaaaataaaagaggtatatttttatggttGGTAATGTATAACTTGatgttaatttttcctttattatatatattacattattaaatatctataacatggaaaaaaatattatgtttatcttttttatcaaaatatcTTTGTTTATCGTTTTTATTTGGATATGTCATTTTTACAGTGACATGGTATGATAAAACTTTTTGAGTgaacttatatttttcatattttaactgtttatttttattatttatttttttttggaatgggattatttatccatttacttatgaaatatttacattattttttttagagtaggtttaaaaaatttttgtacgAGAAGAATAATTTTGGCAGAAAATTACATACACCAATTTGTCGATTATTGGGAATTTATATTGACGATATTTATCCATATGTTGGTGaattagaattaaaaataccatataatacaaaacaaaagaacaaaaatttacttagaattgataatgaaaaatgggacaaagaaaaaaaagaaaaattatatagaagTTCATTAATTAAGGAACAATTGATTAAGAaacttatgaaaaataaatgtaccaTGTTACATGGATCATATTCccattatgaaaaaaaaataatgaatggaCTTAATGATagaactttttttaaaaaaatgatgttaATTAATGATAAgaactataaaaaattaaaaagtaaaaaatacagATTACGACTttgcttaattttattattgttcatatttgtattaattttacCTATAGTAGATTTATCATTTGGTGAATTTAAATCTATcggtaattttttaaaggaattatgtaaattattcGGATATAATAATACGGGACTACAAGCACAATCTGAATCTCCTGGGGCGGATGGTTTGGGTGATATATTGTCATCTACATGTCAGTTGAAGAGTTTTATAGGAATTAAAGTATTTGGTGTTCTAATATATTGTTTACCTATCTTAATAATGGGTATTATACTTATACGaggaattttttattattataaaaatattataaaacataaaaaaattagatttTTGGAAGAGTTCGAGGAATGGTAAGAAAcatgtttatttatgttaagCCATTAATGTTATGTACTAACTGTAATATCTTTAAtgacataatataataataattttttagattttatatatgaacatacatatacgtaattatatttatatttaaatgtaaaaaacatatgtttctatttttttgtgaatttgAATGTTTAAAAGTTTCTTAATTTGTAATTTAATGTATTCTTTGCTGTAAATTAATCATTAtgacttaatatatatatatatatatttatttttttgtttatattataattttagagaaaaatatatacttgtacgttaaaattaatacataacttcatatttaatattattttattgaatttattttttaatttacgttttaaccatatatatttctgctttacatttttatcattttctattataaaattattatatttcaaggttattaagaaaatgaattattactGTTAAATTAACAGTGAACATTCATTGTTTAGTACATAATGAAAGGAAGtgataatatttatcatatttatatattattttttaaatataatattgtatttaaaattttattttttttctttatcgtTAACTTctcaatttattatttaggaaaatattattttcttataagaaaagtaaaataaaattttatataagatttttgcaattatattttataaatataataattttataattgtcATCTGGTTTACACCAGATATGCAGCAGAGGTAAtggaaaagaatatatatatattttttttttatatgtattattaaaaaaaataaatttcatttatttttatccattttttaattcgaatctataaaattatttatctgataaaatataattgtaaaaatatcaaacaaaaaatattatattagcTCTAAAATTTTCCGTACAAATgttactatattatatattttggtAAACAATATTGTTACACTTCCTTATTtctaatttgtatataataacctatatattaatataagtaaatttctattatttgtaatttcttaaattattattattgtatgaaatattcataaacttattttgatgttacctttttttttattattctaatatattaataattgttcaaatatacatatgcagataaaaaataaaaacattaggggtgttaataaaaaaaacctccatttagaaataataataaaaattagatttaattaattaaattttttaaaagtatgatacattaataaaaaatgtctttatttactttttaaatgtacatattttttgatGGATTATAGGTAcgtaataaatttaaatttcgaaatatattgtaaacCATAACATAATGTTTCTGCTTATATGACAACTAAAAAGTGtgttatatttcataaaatagaAATCTTGTACCAGTTATTTGGTAGTTCattaattattacaattaatatatagttataataattgatattttataaaatatatagctcgttttttcataatataatatcttagaaatttgatataataatatgaaaacatcattaaaatttaaaattaatctcctcatatgtaaaatattgcTATAAATCTATATTCTATACGTTTTATGCTGTAAATTAAATGAGTATTtcgaaatattaatatatcaatttttttttttcattttgatatatttgtataaaaaaaacttacaATTACTCaactatattaaataattaacatatacgttgtgaatatttatgaatgaattaaaattatagaatttaatttaaagttatttctttgttcataacgtacatattaaaaatttataatatgtttttaaagGCATTTATTTTGGTCCATATAGTAAAATGCATtttgagtatatatatatcattatctttctataaagaaatagtaaacaaaaattgaaaaaaaatatatggtactattttatgttaaatatataacacttATTATAGATACAATTctttcttaatatataataaactttGTAAAACATTATgatggaacaaaaaattgtgttgttatttattaaaatttcagCGTTTACACTTTTGCCTTGTATATATCACTTTTATAATAGCAtggtattataatattattaaaagaaatttgtaatgtttatattgcaattatttacttttattagtttttttttttagtatgataatatttttccatttaaataagaaatagttacattttttctttcttttagaacactttaaataaaaatttggtTGAAAAATGGAATCTTCGtagaaaatttaattcaAGAACTTATAGAATATTAGCAAATTATAAACATCATAAATATTCAAGTAATGCAAAACTTAAAGAAGATATGCAATTTAATGAAgcgaaaaaagaaaaaaatatatataataataaagaaggaacaaatgaaaaacacAAACTATCTTGTAGAGGTTCATTATACATTAAGCAATGCGGTAAAAATGTTAAGAAAAGTAAATGTGTTAAACCTAAAACAAGTAATTGTTTcgattttgaaaaaaaaatatttaaaaaacttgATTATGAAGATTacgttaaaaatattataactattgattataagaaatataaaaaactagCACGTAAAAAACGCAGAGTACGTATTGCTTtacttttgttatttatcTTGATATTGATACTACCCTTATTAGATCTTTCATTAGAGAATTTAGTAGATGGTGGGTTGTTAGGCTTATTACACTTGTTATCCCCAACTTTAGGCGAAAAAAATGCCCTGACTGGGGTAGATGGACAGTTGGTTACACTGTTAAGCAGTGGTCAGTGGGgctatttagaaaaaatatgtgcatcaactattttcatttatggCGTACCTTTCCTTATATttgttgttatatttatatttgggATGGtttattactataaaaaagttataaaatatgaaaatattaagttcaaaaaaagattaaataaGAGGTAATATGTGTTTTTCTGTGAAGATGAATTTAACAAATGTAGtgatacatttatatatattttcaacaaGCATAACaataactatttttattttacaaatacaCCTATATATACTAGTGGATTTATCGGGAGACAGTAAGAAGGTACGTTCTTAGTTcttttgttaatttaaatatttgactgtatgaataaattttaatttgtattttaaggAATGACTTTAGCTTAactaaatattttgtttttatatatacatgttcaTGTTAAAGTATATTTCATGaataacatatacatatttgttttaaaatcATTATATAATGGAATAATTTGTGTGATATTATTGGAGCGTGGTACTTTCAATCTaagtaaacattttttttttttattaagtctaaaataattattcgtTTAAGTTATTTAagtaaatgtattattatagtcATGTTAACAATAAATATGGCGTTTTATGCATTCagtttatgtatatgaataatttttatcacagtgggatatatataaatttttttttcaccaaaaaaagaatgttaatacatattctataaaatatatattattcaaaatgttttataaaaaatgccAAATGCGAAAATCTTTTTAAAgcatgtaatattttatatggttTAAATGtgaaattgtaaatatataatgaaataatgtGCTTCCTAATTATGGAATATTTATAACTGCTTACAAATTTGTGGATTCTaaatcattataaaaatgtaaagttTATATAgcatatgttatattatttttgtatctAATTGTAATGTTTACTTAGGGTTCCACAAATTacttgaatatatattacaatgaaaattataattataattaaataatttatatattttttatatcattaaaagataaaattattgtacAGTAATTAAGAAAATGTTAATAGATAATTGGTTGTATTTCTTTCTAAATATCAATTATTAGGGGTTAAATAATGgaaagtttatatataatttcttaatatgttatatgctgttatttttgtatatcaataataattatattagatATAGtgaataatttaattcatGTGCTTTGGTAAAATTGATGAATTTAAAACAgtaatatacttattttattaataatatatataacttattttgttttatatataagttcttttaatttttttaatatgtttctTGGTTGAATTGCTTTCTAAACttattataatagtaattGGTTACTTACTACATTACCAACTAAACAAGGATATCAGCTGATACGAATTACGATAAATGTTCAATTGTTATTATGAATTCAACTATTTTTAagatgttttaattttttattaatttttataaatatactaaattcttaaattttttaataatatatattctatatattacctaataaataaatatattgggATGTTTTTCTTAggttaattttaattttgtttattttataaattatagaATGTGAAACATGATATAaaggtatataaatatattttaaatatagtaCTAGCATGTGGggattaaatattttattgaaatatttatgtatgtctATTACTGGATACATATTCCTTGTAAAGtattgaaaagaaaaatatgttatattaagaatattttagaaaatgaaaaattattaaattatatacactgataataatttttatgctttagttttatatataatatatctatacaagttattttatttcaagaTAGACAATACTTATAATATACAAGCTTTATTATTCTGATtaaatcatataaaaatatttattaaacatCTATTAACTCAAAATTGCACAATACGTAACAAAATaagatagaaaaaatattttttcacatGGGATAAGAAcaaatatttgaatataatttatttattaaaaggtTTTATATCCTTAAGTTGTAATGCTATTTTATCTGTTTACCTCTTTAAATGATCAGAAGAATATGATCATAATTTtgtgtacatttttattgaATCATTTAATAGTAATTTAACTGAAAAATTCatgtttctttattttcaacatgtcaatatatatacgaaaaaAGGTCATAGAAatccataatatatttaaaaatggaaaaggaACTGTTTTATGGAGTAAATAAGTAGCCTTAATGATATACACTCatttcattaataatatttttaaatgaaagactttttcaaattaatgtaatatattctttttattatttaatatttgtttatttttctaataaaaatgtataattcattaaatagcttttactatatatatatttatttattttcaccACTGATATATAACTAGCGAAGAAATTCAGCGATCATAAAACATTGTACGCGTagtaaataaaagtataatcAAAAGAATTTAATTACTATGCTGAGTAATCTAAATTAAGAAAAGTAGTTTCATATGATAAGAATTTAGTTTACATTTTAGTAATACAAATGTATGAagtatacattaaaattgcgtcaatatataatttgcatatcatttaaaatatttaattacagttaaaaaatatatatatatcttctatattttttcaaattttttactggcaaaaatttatttcatacattataaataatataatatttaattatatttaaatatgattGTTATTTTAactgtaatataaaaatacattataacaATTTCCACTTCAAGGATATCTGAATACATATTCTTAgactaaatataaaatatggatGATGAAAATGGATTTTTTCTTAGTTTATTATGTTATCTTTCAACAAAAACGATTATCTGTAATAATATGCTTCATATGACTAAGACAAGTTGAAGTTTTTgctaatatattaaatttgatgattttctaaatatactaacttattaatatattattttttactatatgaaataatttaatttattaccaaaaatacataaattttattaaaaataaatcaataatattacaatagttatttaaaaaaaaattttttttttatcattttccaCCCGATCTTTCTACCATTAAAAGGTACAAGAAGAACATCATAAAGAAGAATTTTTAACTTAAATTGTAATGATTAATTATTTTGGTGTGTACTTTTTATCGATATAtgatttatatgaaatagtatatatgaaaaaatgaaaattataaaaaaaattacatatataataatcattataaaataattatttttataaattattaaaataataatttaaaaaatgcaaaagtaCAAACAATCTTgtaagataaaatattaaccATACAtgaaaaggcaaaaaaattaaaaaataatttaggaAAAGtatttatcaaaataattaaattattttattataattatgcggcatttattgtaatattattagttTATTACGTATGATCtcatgaataaaaaaaacaagccACTTAATTAGCACAGTTATTAATGTCTcagaatgaaatatataaaataagaagtAAACCATATAGATGAAAATTAAGGTAAgaaatcttttaaaaatatataaaatataatttttttttttttttgttcatagagaattttagtattaaatatttatttattcttttatgttagctttattaagaaaacataatcttatacgtatttatattttattacaaataagttataaatgtatgaacAAAGTAAagcattatatttatagagtaaaatggaaatacatatgtataaaataaataacaatagcaaaaaataaaaaaacgaataaataataataaataaaataactaatTTCTTCTATTCTATGCGTATCTTACAAGAAGTAATTTCATGtaaccatatatatatgaataatattaattgcTACTTAGCTTTGAAGagcaatatatttattaaacacGATTATAGCCATAACCTtaaattacaatattttataagtatgcatatataaaattttggattttaaaggaatatatacataaacattctaaaatattctttaatgTTTTCATAATTCATTGTTATAATTAGTTATATTTTAGTTCATTTATCATtagaggaaaaaatattagaaataataaaaaatacttatatattttttaacgtaATAATGATGTTTTTAGACACTATTTTTGGATCtattaaacatttaaaacaaatatagtAGTTtcctaaaaaaattaatatattgtatggaggtaatattaatacttttttagtaaaataagaaataatatttttattaaactgCATAGataaaagtattattaaccttctttttaatgaaattaatatatattttggtTTCTTAAAAAGtcttattaaaaagaattctttttatatttacttttgcatataaatatgctgATGTGtagtaaaattttcattatgaGTTCCGAGTTAttcaataataaatgaaatctTGAGTTATAACTTAGAGAGTTGATAAATGAAGTTGaagaaattttcatttataatgGACGCCTTAACAAATAATGaaactataataataataaatatactataAGCAATATTATTGTGTTATTAAAAACTATTTGCTTtctatgttttatttatacttttttttatattactcttttatttatatttttttaattttgtttatatgcaTTCTtttaatgatgataatgCAATTCTGTAGTATTATTGTACTATCCGCAATACTATACATAAATAGTTTTAAAGGAATAATTACTTCAACGAAAAGAATatttagtatttttattatataaccaTCATTAGACATATACAAATGTTTATAATTGCAAAAATGCTTACAGGCCCATAAATCagtatgcatataattttcaacttgttatattaataatattatttactaCTAAAAATagtgtaataataatgaatcgttacatatatatattaaagattTACTATGCTACGATCCttcttttttactatttccTATTATACTTCTTAAACATTAAAGTTATTTTATCttcaattaaaaatgttaaaataacaaaaactatacaatcatattttattctatagAATAAATTCAGTTAAAATTTACATTGAgaaatttgtaaataaatgtaaatatcaataagaaaaaaacataatacgtgtcatttataaataagttgtcattatttatgcatgaaaatttatatatgtatgatatTAATCATTTCATGTACTGTGTACTTTGTAAAATTGAAGGGAAACTATGGAAATAGATGaagtatttttcatttattttcattttttatagatataataatttattctcctttattttaatactatttttttattaaaaaaaatgattaaattTATTCTGTATAAGTATTTATGGGTTTACGCAATcgatattatttattaaatatttaagacGAAATATTACAAGATTTATCCAGGAAAAaggtataaaataaattaaataatccAGAAATTAATTTAGTTAATAAAAGTTTTTGTAAAGAATcgaattatgaaaaatgaattgACAAAAATGCTAGTTTTAATCTTTGTAAAAAGGTTGaagtttaaaatatatatccaaaattggaaaattaatatatttttctaatctGAGTAAATCAGAAGACTGTTATAACCGTTGTTCACATTATAAAAACTAGGTATAGGAAGAAATATGGAAATTGtttaaaacatatttgtCACATACTAATATTTGTAACATAGTTACAGCTTTTAGTAATTTGCAGACATCTATTATAACGAATCAGGAATTTTATAGTTATTATGATTTTGGTCATAATATCAAAGAGGAGctgaattataaaatgaagGAGAAACGTTTGAATCATTATTTTAGAAATCATAATTGCTTTAAATGTAAGTATGGGATTATGTTAGAATTGATAAACATAAACAATAACTTAAGTCTATCTGTAATCTATTTAAAAGAGAGAAGATTGAATATTGCTGACATAAAATGTCGAAGTgtctaaattattttttggaaTGTGATTATAAGTTTgatcaaaataaaatcttATCTGGATTAGGATCTAAAAACAGTGGAAATTGTAATGGATTACAAAGAATTGTTACAGCTGAAATCAGTGGAAAAATCAGGAACCAAACCTTTAGATCCTGAATTATTGAAAACGTTTTATGTAACATAAGGCAATACATTTGACGATGACAAGAGGTTACGTTGTATTTTTGCAGCATTCTCTGTGAGAACCCGTAGTAATGGTACTGGAATTAAAACTAATGGACAAGGGAAAGTTAGGAATCCTTAGGGAATTCCAGTTGCAGTATTCACAACAGTTTCACCAGGATCTTAATTGACAACGAAAACAGCTTCATCGAGAGAAATGGAAGCAACACTACGAGCAGATTCAACAGAAGGAAATCAGACGAAAATTCTTAGAGCTCACTAAGTAGAACTTCAAACTGCAACAAATCAGAACAAAGTGAATTATATCATTCCCAAGGAAGTagctaaaatattttcttattacaaaggaataaatgaaaaagttaAATGGAAATTTAGGTATGAAAATAGCAACCTGATCCAAAGTAACAGGAGAATGATAACTTTcgtattttcaaataatttaaattcttGTATAAAACAGGTATtgctagaaaaaaaaaagggatcAACTGTAAACCAAATTATACATGAAGTATCATGATACTCCGAAGCATTAaaagta contains the following coding sequences:
- a CDS encoding hypothetical protein (Plasmodium exported protein), whose product is MEKNIMFIFFIKISLFIVFIWICHFYSDMSRFKKFLYEKNNFGRKLHTPICRLLGIYIDDIYPYVGELELKIPYNTKQKNKNLLRIDNEKWDKEKKEKLYRSSLIKEQLIKKLMKNKCTMLHGSYSHYEKKIMNGLNDRTFFKKMMLINDKNYKKLKSKKYRLRLCLILLLFIFVLILPIVDLSFGEFKSIGNFLKELCKLFGYNNTGLQAQSESPGADGLGDILSSTCQLKSFIGIKVFGVLIYCLPILIMGIILIRGIFYYYKNIIKHKKIRFLEEFEEW
- a CDS encoding fam-l protein — encoded protein: MMEQKIVLLFIKISAFTLLPCIYHFYNSMNTLNKNLVEKWNLRRKFNSRTYRILANYKHHKYSSNAKLKEDMQFNEAKKEKNIYNNKEGTNEKHKLSCRGSLYIKQCGKNVKKSKCVKPKTSNCFDFEKKIFKKLDYEDYVKNIITIDYKKYKKLARKKRRVRIALLLLFILILILPLLDLSLENLVDGGLLGLLHLLSPTLGEKNALTGVDGQLVTLLSSGQWGYLEKICASTIFIYGVPFLIFVVIFIFGMVYYYKKVIKYENIKFKKRLNKR
- a CDS encoding PIR protein, which produces MKNELTKMLVLIFEEIWKLFKTYLSHTNICNIVTAFSNLQTSIITNQEFYSYYDFGHNIKEELNYKMKEKRLNHYFRNHNCFKCKYGIMLELININNNLSLSDLKTVEIVMDYKELLQLKSVEKSGTKPLDPELLKTFYESLGNSSCSIHNSFTRILIDNENSFIERNGSNTTSRFNRRKSDENS